The following are from one region of the Halictus rubicundus isolate RS-2024b chromosome 15, iyHalRubi1_principal, whole genome shotgun sequence genome:
- the Syt14 gene encoding synaptotagmin 14 isoform X1 produces MYSFFTTQQEVKDNFFFFFRTLSKEPADFRDRLIEVHRVVRTGGKMHLRFEGEENIDDPWWMGAQVPVEATAFLAAVAGFVFLLLALFLYLSRKWCFTPPSTTTLFGGVCVPLCESNNSSTSQIAKNIGKTFSYSDPETSSDSEEDALRRLNPRPPPPPDTLTIQAEDGPTIVDAGTTSSSCTEEHTPTDQQQVNQQELNCEDAVSTYRDRISCSRSEPLCVVDVGASSILLGTREQEVEVEQNGPTTNDVITTMGTVAEEVGSLEVAFLYDAPMREMTVHVLQGRNYPEGIGGSQVRLVLLPSRKQRRKTRVRQGSSPQYMESFLLPRVNPEDVNAMGVRLRVYFWGGRMRRERLLGEARVSFDQINLQLETTLWLTLQPPPSSSVQDWATTGSLTRSDSTGSQQSVQSYASPTVPPYGSSMKGGSVAEILICLSYNGTTGRLAVEIIKGSHFRGGGGNDTKPPDTYVKLVLVDSNDHEIERSKTGLKRAQPNPLYKETFIFQVALFQLADVTLFLSVYNRRRGSMGKKGREMIGWLSLGLNSSGPEELQHWNDMRAASYPTQVQRWHSLLRP; encoded by the exons atgtataGCTTTTTTACAACACAGCAAGAGGTCaaggataattttttttttttttttcgaacatTGTCAAAAGAGCCAGCAGACTTTCGCGATCGACTAATCGAAGTGCATCGCGTGGTTCGAACGGGTGGAAAAATGCATTTGCGATTCGAGGGGGAAGAAAATATCGATGATCCATGGTGGATGGGGGCTCAAG TACCTGTGGAAGCGACAGCGTTTCTAGCTGCCGTTGCTGGTTTCGTGTTCCTGCTGTTGGCTCTGTTTTTGTACCTGTCCCGGAAGTGGTGTTTCACCCCGCCGTCCACGACCACGCTCTTCGGCGGCGTTTGCGTGCCCTTATGCGAGTCCAACAACAGCTCTACTTCTCAGATCGCGAAGAACATAG GAAAAACATTTTCCTACTCGGATCCAGAGACCAGCTCCGATTCTGAGGAAGACGCTCTTCGTCGATTGAATCCGCGTCCTCCGCCACCCCCGGACACCCTCACCATACAAGCTGAAGATGGTCCCACCATCGTGG ACGCTGGCACCACCTCCAGCAGCTGCACGGAGGAGCACACCCCCACCGATCAACAACAGGTGAACCAACAGGAACTAAACTGCGAAGACGCGGTTTCCACGTATCGCGATCGAATATCGTGTTCTCGATCCGAGCCGCTg TGCGTAGTGGATGTCGGGGCATCCAGTATCCTGCTGGGCACCAGGGAACAAGAGGTGGAGGTCGAACAGAATGGGCCGACGACCAACGACGTCATCACGACGATGGGCACCGTCGCCGAAGAAGTGGGCAGCCTCGAGGTTGCGTTCTTGTACGACGCCCCCATGCGCGAGATGACG GTGCACGTACTTCAAGGACGAAACTACCCGGAGGGCATAGGCGGCAGTCAAGTTCGACTGGTTTTGCTACCATCGAGGAAGCAACGTCGCAAAACTCGGGTGCGACAGGGCTCGTCTCCGCAGTACATGGAGAGCTTCCTGCTTCCTCGGGTGAACCCTGAGGACGTGAACGCTATGGGGGTGCGGCTGCGAGTCTACTTCTGGGGTGGAAGAATGCGTCGAGAGAGACTGCTCGGCGAGGCCAGGGTCTCCTTCGATCAAATCAATCTTCAGCTTGAGACGACTCTTTGGTTGACGCTGCAGCCGCCTCCTTCGTCTTCG GTACAAGACTGGGCGACAACCGGCAGCTTGACTCGCAGCGACTCGACAGGCTCTCAGCAGTCGGTCCAGTCGTACGCCTCGCCCACTGTGCCTCCTTATGGCAGCAGTATGAAGGGTGGAAGCGTCGCGGAGATTCTGATCTGTTTGTCGTACAACGGGACGACGGGACGTTTAGCGGTCGAAATAATCAAGGGGTCACACTTCCGGGGCGGCGGTGGCAACGACACCAAGCCGCCGGATACGTACGTCAAGCTCGTTCTTGTGGACAGCAACGACCACGAGATAGAACGGTCGAAAACGGGGCTGAAGCGTGCCCAGCCGAATCCTCTTTACAAGGAAACGTTCATATTCCAG GTCGCCCTGTTCCAGCTGGCGGACGTGACGCTCTTCCTGTCGGTGTACAACCGGCGAAGGGGAAGCATGGGCAAGAAAGGAAGAGAGATGATCGGCTGGCTGAGCCTGGGCCTGAACAGTTCCGGGCCCGAGGAGCTCCAGCATTGGAACGACATGCGTGCAGCGAGCTACCCGACGCAGGTCCAGCGTTGGCACTCGCTGCTGCGACCCTGA
- the Syt14 gene encoding synaptotagmin 14 isoform X4: MILAGSDHFLAVPVEATAFLAAVAGFVFLLLALFLYLSRKWCFTPPSTTTLFGGVCVPLCESNNSSTSQIAKNIGKTFSYSDPETSSDSEEDALRRLNPRPPPPPDTLTIQAEDGPTIVDAGTTSSSCTEEHTPTDQQQCVVDVGASSILLGTREQEVEVEQNGPTTNDVITTMGTVAEEVGSLEVAFLYDAPMREMTVHVLQGRNYPEGIGGSQVRLVLLPSRKQRRKTRVRQGSSPQYMESFLLPRVNPEDVNAMGVRLRVYFWGGRMRRERLLGEARVSFDQINLQLETTLWLTLQPPPSSSVQDWATTGSLTRSDSTGSQQSVQSYASPTVPPYGSSMKGGSVAEILICLSYNGTTGRLAVEIIKGSHFRGGGGNDTKPPDTYVKLVLVDSNDHEIERSKTGLKRAQPNPLYKETFIFQVALFQLADVTLFLSVYNRRRGSMGKKGREMIGWLSLGLNSSGPEELQHWNDMRAASYPTQVQRWHSLLRP; this comes from the exons ATGATTCTGGCTGGATCAGACCATTTTCTGGCGG TACCTGTGGAAGCGACAGCGTTTCTAGCTGCCGTTGCTGGTTTCGTGTTCCTGCTGTTGGCTCTGTTTTTGTACCTGTCCCGGAAGTGGTGTTTCACCCCGCCGTCCACGACCACGCTCTTCGGCGGCGTTTGCGTGCCCTTATGCGAGTCCAACAACAGCTCTACTTCTCAGATCGCGAAGAACATAG GAAAAACATTTTCCTACTCGGATCCAGAGACCAGCTCCGATTCTGAGGAAGACGCTCTTCGTCGATTGAATCCGCGTCCTCCGCCACCCCCGGACACCCTCACCATACAAGCTGAAGATGGTCCCACCATCGTGG ACGCTGGCACCACCTCCAGCAGCTGCACGGAGGAGCACACCCCCACCGATCAACAACAG TGCGTAGTGGATGTCGGGGCATCCAGTATCCTGCTGGGCACCAGGGAACAAGAGGTGGAGGTCGAACAGAATGGGCCGACGACCAACGACGTCATCACGACGATGGGCACCGTCGCCGAAGAAGTGGGCAGCCTCGAGGTTGCGTTCTTGTACGACGCCCCCATGCGCGAGATGACG GTGCACGTACTTCAAGGACGAAACTACCCGGAGGGCATAGGCGGCAGTCAAGTTCGACTGGTTTTGCTACCATCGAGGAAGCAACGTCGCAAAACTCGGGTGCGACAGGGCTCGTCTCCGCAGTACATGGAGAGCTTCCTGCTTCCTCGGGTGAACCCTGAGGACGTGAACGCTATGGGGGTGCGGCTGCGAGTCTACTTCTGGGGTGGAAGAATGCGTCGAGAGAGACTGCTCGGCGAGGCCAGGGTCTCCTTCGATCAAATCAATCTTCAGCTTGAGACGACTCTTTGGTTGACGCTGCAGCCGCCTCCTTCGTCTTCG GTACAAGACTGGGCGACAACCGGCAGCTTGACTCGCAGCGACTCGACAGGCTCTCAGCAGTCGGTCCAGTCGTACGCCTCGCCCACTGTGCCTCCTTATGGCAGCAGTATGAAGGGTGGAAGCGTCGCGGAGATTCTGATCTGTTTGTCGTACAACGGGACGACGGGACGTTTAGCGGTCGAAATAATCAAGGGGTCACACTTCCGGGGCGGCGGTGGCAACGACACCAAGCCGCCGGATACGTACGTCAAGCTCGTTCTTGTGGACAGCAACGACCACGAGATAGAACGGTCGAAAACGGGGCTGAAGCGTGCCCAGCCGAATCCTCTTTACAAGGAAACGTTCATATTCCAG GTCGCCCTGTTCCAGCTGGCGGACGTGACGCTCTTCCTGTCGGTGTACAACCGGCGAAGGGGAAGCATGGGCAAGAAAGGAAGAGAGATGATCGGCTGGCTGAGCCTGGGCCTGAACAGTTCCGGGCCCGAGGAGCTCCAGCATTGGAACGACATGCGTGCAGCGAGCTACCCGACGCAGGTCCAGCGTTGGCACTCGCTGCTGCGACCCTGA
- the Syt14 gene encoding synaptotagmin 14 isoform X2 yields the protein MYSFFTTQQEVKDNFFFFFRTLSKEPADFRDRLIEVHRVVRTGGKMHLRFEGEENIDDPWWMGAQVPVEATAFLAAVAGFVFLLLALFLYLSRKWCFTPPSTTTLFGGVCVPLCESNNSSTSQIAKNIGKTFSYSDPETSSDSEEDALRRLNPRPPPPPDTLTIQAEDGPTIVDAGTTSSSCTEEHTPTDQQQCVVDVGASSILLGTREQEVEVEQNGPTTNDVITTMGTVAEEVGSLEVAFLYDAPMREMTVHVLQGRNYPEGIGGSQVRLVLLPSRKQRRKTRVRQGSSPQYMESFLLPRVNPEDVNAMGVRLRVYFWGGRMRRERLLGEARVSFDQINLQLETTLWLTLQPPPSSSVQDWATTGSLTRSDSTGSQQSVQSYASPTVPPYGSSMKGGSVAEILICLSYNGTTGRLAVEIIKGSHFRGGGGNDTKPPDTYVKLVLVDSNDHEIERSKTGLKRAQPNPLYKETFIFQVALFQLADVTLFLSVYNRRRGSMGKKGREMIGWLSLGLNSSGPEELQHWNDMRAASYPTQVQRWHSLLRP from the exons atgtataGCTTTTTTACAACACAGCAAGAGGTCaaggataattttttttttttttttcgaacatTGTCAAAAGAGCCAGCAGACTTTCGCGATCGACTAATCGAAGTGCATCGCGTGGTTCGAACGGGTGGAAAAATGCATTTGCGATTCGAGGGGGAAGAAAATATCGATGATCCATGGTGGATGGGGGCTCAAG TACCTGTGGAAGCGACAGCGTTTCTAGCTGCCGTTGCTGGTTTCGTGTTCCTGCTGTTGGCTCTGTTTTTGTACCTGTCCCGGAAGTGGTGTTTCACCCCGCCGTCCACGACCACGCTCTTCGGCGGCGTTTGCGTGCCCTTATGCGAGTCCAACAACAGCTCTACTTCTCAGATCGCGAAGAACATAG GAAAAACATTTTCCTACTCGGATCCAGAGACCAGCTCCGATTCTGAGGAAGACGCTCTTCGTCGATTGAATCCGCGTCCTCCGCCACCCCCGGACACCCTCACCATACAAGCTGAAGATGGTCCCACCATCGTGG ACGCTGGCACCACCTCCAGCAGCTGCACGGAGGAGCACACCCCCACCGATCAACAACAG TGCGTAGTGGATGTCGGGGCATCCAGTATCCTGCTGGGCACCAGGGAACAAGAGGTGGAGGTCGAACAGAATGGGCCGACGACCAACGACGTCATCACGACGATGGGCACCGTCGCCGAAGAAGTGGGCAGCCTCGAGGTTGCGTTCTTGTACGACGCCCCCATGCGCGAGATGACG GTGCACGTACTTCAAGGACGAAACTACCCGGAGGGCATAGGCGGCAGTCAAGTTCGACTGGTTTTGCTACCATCGAGGAAGCAACGTCGCAAAACTCGGGTGCGACAGGGCTCGTCTCCGCAGTACATGGAGAGCTTCCTGCTTCCTCGGGTGAACCCTGAGGACGTGAACGCTATGGGGGTGCGGCTGCGAGTCTACTTCTGGGGTGGAAGAATGCGTCGAGAGAGACTGCTCGGCGAGGCCAGGGTCTCCTTCGATCAAATCAATCTTCAGCTTGAGACGACTCTTTGGTTGACGCTGCAGCCGCCTCCTTCGTCTTCG GTACAAGACTGGGCGACAACCGGCAGCTTGACTCGCAGCGACTCGACAGGCTCTCAGCAGTCGGTCCAGTCGTACGCCTCGCCCACTGTGCCTCCTTATGGCAGCAGTATGAAGGGTGGAAGCGTCGCGGAGATTCTGATCTGTTTGTCGTACAACGGGACGACGGGACGTTTAGCGGTCGAAATAATCAAGGGGTCACACTTCCGGGGCGGCGGTGGCAACGACACCAAGCCGCCGGATACGTACGTCAAGCTCGTTCTTGTGGACAGCAACGACCACGAGATAGAACGGTCGAAAACGGGGCTGAAGCGTGCCCAGCCGAATCCTCTTTACAAGGAAACGTTCATATTCCAG GTCGCCCTGTTCCAGCTGGCGGACGTGACGCTCTTCCTGTCGGTGTACAACCGGCGAAGGGGAAGCATGGGCAAGAAAGGAAGAGAGATGATCGGCTGGCTGAGCCTGGGCCTGAACAGTTCCGGGCCCGAGGAGCTCCAGCATTGGAACGACATGCGTGCAGCGAGCTACCCGACGCAGGTCCAGCGTTGGCACTCGCTGCTGCGACCCTGA
- the Syt14 gene encoding synaptotagmin 14 isoform X3 → MILAGSDHFLAVPVEATAFLAAVAGFVFLLLALFLYLSRKWCFTPPSTTTLFGGVCVPLCESNNSSTSQIAKNIGKTFSYSDPETSSDSEEDALRRLNPRPPPPPDTLTIQAEDGPTIVDAGTTSSSCTEEHTPTDQQQVNQQELNCEDAVSTYRDRISCSRSEPLCVVDVGASSILLGTREQEVEVEQNGPTTNDVITTMGTVAEEVGSLEVAFLYDAPMREMTVHVLQGRNYPEGIGGSQVRLVLLPSRKQRRKTRVRQGSSPQYMESFLLPRVNPEDVNAMGVRLRVYFWGGRMRRERLLGEARVSFDQINLQLETTLWLTLQPPPSSSVQDWATTGSLTRSDSTGSQQSVQSYASPTVPPYGSSMKGGSVAEILICLSYNGTTGRLAVEIIKGSHFRGGGGNDTKPPDTYVKLVLVDSNDHEIERSKTGLKRAQPNPLYKETFIFQVALFQLADVTLFLSVYNRRRGSMGKKGREMIGWLSLGLNSSGPEELQHWNDMRAASYPTQVQRWHSLLRP, encoded by the exons ATGATTCTGGCTGGATCAGACCATTTTCTGGCGG TACCTGTGGAAGCGACAGCGTTTCTAGCTGCCGTTGCTGGTTTCGTGTTCCTGCTGTTGGCTCTGTTTTTGTACCTGTCCCGGAAGTGGTGTTTCACCCCGCCGTCCACGACCACGCTCTTCGGCGGCGTTTGCGTGCCCTTATGCGAGTCCAACAACAGCTCTACTTCTCAGATCGCGAAGAACATAG GAAAAACATTTTCCTACTCGGATCCAGAGACCAGCTCCGATTCTGAGGAAGACGCTCTTCGTCGATTGAATCCGCGTCCTCCGCCACCCCCGGACACCCTCACCATACAAGCTGAAGATGGTCCCACCATCGTGG ACGCTGGCACCACCTCCAGCAGCTGCACGGAGGAGCACACCCCCACCGATCAACAACAGGTGAACCAACAGGAACTAAACTGCGAAGACGCGGTTTCCACGTATCGCGATCGAATATCGTGTTCTCGATCCGAGCCGCTg TGCGTAGTGGATGTCGGGGCATCCAGTATCCTGCTGGGCACCAGGGAACAAGAGGTGGAGGTCGAACAGAATGGGCCGACGACCAACGACGTCATCACGACGATGGGCACCGTCGCCGAAGAAGTGGGCAGCCTCGAGGTTGCGTTCTTGTACGACGCCCCCATGCGCGAGATGACG GTGCACGTACTTCAAGGACGAAACTACCCGGAGGGCATAGGCGGCAGTCAAGTTCGACTGGTTTTGCTACCATCGAGGAAGCAACGTCGCAAAACTCGGGTGCGACAGGGCTCGTCTCCGCAGTACATGGAGAGCTTCCTGCTTCCTCGGGTGAACCCTGAGGACGTGAACGCTATGGGGGTGCGGCTGCGAGTCTACTTCTGGGGTGGAAGAATGCGTCGAGAGAGACTGCTCGGCGAGGCCAGGGTCTCCTTCGATCAAATCAATCTTCAGCTTGAGACGACTCTTTGGTTGACGCTGCAGCCGCCTCCTTCGTCTTCG GTACAAGACTGGGCGACAACCGGCAGCTTGACTCGCAGCGACTCGACAGGCTCTCAGCAGTCGGTCCAGTCGTACGCCTCGCCCACTGTGCCTCCTTATGGCAGCAGTATGAAGGGTGGAAGCGTCGCGGAGATTCTGATCTGTTTGTCGTACAACGGGACGACGGGACGTTTAGCGGTCGAAATAATCAAGGGGTCACACTTCCGGGGCGGCGGTGGCAACGACACCAAGCCGCCGGATACGTACGTCAAGCTCGTTCTTGTGGACAGCAACGACCACGAGATAGAACGGTCGAAAACGGGGCTGAAGCGTGCCCAGCCGAATCCTCTTTACAAGGAAACGTTCATATTCCAG GTCGCCCTGTTCCAGCTGGCGGACGTGACGCTCTTCCTGTCGGTGTACAACCGGCGAAGGGGAAGCATGGGCAAGAAAGGAAGAGAGATGATCGGCTGGCTGAGCCTGGGCCTGAACAGTTCCGGGCCCGAGGAGCTCCAGCATTGGAACGACATGCGTGCAGCGAGCTACCCGACGCAGGTCCAGCGTTGGCACTCGCTGCTGCGACCCTGA